From Granulicella arctica:
ACTACAACCACCTCGCCTCGCTCCAGGCCCACTACTCCGAGCACTACACCGGCATGGGTATGGACCGCAACGAGTCCGGCACGCTCCTCCTCAAAAAGCCCGGTCGCATGCGCTGGAGCTATGCCACCCCTGTCGGCAAAGTCTTCATCCTCGACGGCAAGAACGGCTGGTTCTACACGCCCGGCGACCCACAGGCCCAGCGCGTATCCGCAAAACAACTGGATGACCTGCGCTCCCCGCTACGTTTTCTACTCGGCCACACCCAGCTCAAGAAAGAACTCGACACCATCTCGGTCCATCCCGGACCCGGCGGTTACCAGATTGCAGGGATACCCAAAGGCATGAGCCAGCGCGTGAAGCTTCTTACGCTAGACGTTGATACGAAGGGACTTATCGTTTCGATGAGCTTGGAAGAGATAGATGGTGCAACCACTACCTTCACATTCTCTGACATGCACGAAAACCTCCCGGTAAAAGATGGCGACTTCATCTTCACCCCACCCTCGGGAGTGACCGTAGTCGACGGACTCCCACCTATATAGAGGTTGCCCCATGTCCGAACCGTCGGACATGGGTGCCCGCTAAACCGTGACCTTTC
This genomic window contains:
- the lolA gene encoding outer membrane lipoprotein chaperone LolA; this translates as MRLADSSLDQGATIRPTLLLALCLSCLPALGQADDAILKRVDDHYNHLASLQAHYSEHYTGMGMDRNESGTLLLKKPGRMRWSYATPVGKVFILDGKNGWFYTPGDPQAQRVSAKQLDDLRSPLRFLLGHTQLKKELDTISVHPGPGGYQIAGIPKGMSQRVKLLTLDVDTKGLIVSMSLEEIDGATTTFTFSDMHENLPVKDGDFIFTPPSGVTVVDGLPPI